Genomic segment of Candidatus Chlorohelix allophototropha:
AGCGCTGCACCATCCCGCGGTTTAATCAAAAAGCCGTTCTGCCCTTCCAATACTGCCTCATCAATTGCACCCACGCGGGTAGAGATTACGGGTAGGGCAGAAGCTAACGCCTCGCCTATAACTACCGGGAGACAATCGCCTTCGGTAGGTAGCGCAAATATATCTGCTTGTTTGTAAAGTTTCTGCATTTCTGGGCTGTTTGCAGCGATACCATGATGCACGAATAACCCAAGTTCCGGTTCATTCGGGATATCGGCTTTTGTAACCAAATGTAATTCAGCTTTCAGTCCCTTGCTTTTTATTATCTCACGGTAAGTTTGCAGCAAGAGCTTTCCACCTTTCCGCTCGAAATCGCCTCCTACAAACAGGATACGCACCGGGTCAGTATTGCTTTTAACCCGCCGTGTTTGCCATTCTTGGTCGCTTAATTGCCAAAGTTGGAGGTTAGTGCCGGGTCGTATAACTTCAACTTTATCCGGGGCAATACCGTAATCTTCAACCAACGATTTTTTGACCCAATGCGACCATGTGACCAATGCTTTAGCGGCGCGATAGGAACGTCGGTGCATTGCCAATTTCATTTCTTCGCTCAAGCGATTGCCTTGCTTGTGGTTGTAGGCTTGCCCAACGGAGTCAAGGTTTTTGGGTGTCGCATCAAGAGAAATAATCGTGGGAACCCCTTTTGTTTTATCAATTGAGAAAACAGTAAGGGTAGCGGTATGGAAGAAGAAAAGATCAGGCTTATAATTTAGTTTTGATATAGCTCTACGCGCTTTTAGACCTGCACGTATAGTCCAGTTTCGCAGCACGGGAAGCTGTTCCAAGCGTGATGTTGGCGGATAGTTTACATCAAGCCATTCTATCTTTACTCCGGTTTCATTGCGATAAGCATTTTTCAGGTTCGAGGCATGTACCGCATTACCGAGGGTTTGCTCCATTACGAACGCAAATTTTTTTGGTTCCATTGTTACCTTTACCGGCTAAATTAACAAAAAATCATGTTCCATTTTTATAATAGCCTACTGACTTAAAGAGAGGGTGACACCGGAATAAAGGGTGATTACAGAGCATTAATACTATTCTTCGACTTCAAAGCCCTCCGTTGCTATATTTGTGGCGGGATTATGACGCGCTGCAATCAATTCGGCGAAACGTTGCACAATTGCGCTGTTGGCTACCGCTTTATATGCCCCGGCTTGGCGCGCTTTTAAAAGCGCCTCAGGTTGTATATGCGAACCAAATGCCAGTACCGGAATTCCGGCTTGGCGCGCTTCCTTAATCAAGCTTTCCCATTCGAATTGGTTTGCTTGCGTATCAACCAAGGCGAGTTCAAAGTGGTCTTTGCTCACCCAAGCCCGAAAGTCAGCGTCATTACGGGCGAAAACCCCGCTCCAGGTTTCGCCATTTTCAGAGGGAAGATGTTGGAGCGAGGTTTTTAATTTACTCATAAACATAAGATCGCGCGTTATAGCCAATAACTTCATAATTTAGCCCTAAAGAGACTTAACAAAACCCTCACCGTTTTTAATAAAGCCGTTTGTGGTAAAGAAGCTTTCGTTCCATTCTGAGTTATCGTTTTTAGGGAGTGACACGCTGATTGCTTTCAAACCCTTATTACGTGCAATGAGTTCAGCCTCCCTTAAAATTTCAAGTCCTACACCCCGTTCCTCGTAACCCGGTAGCGTATCATAATGATATAAGTGTAACTGACTGTCTATCAGTCTAGCTTTGCCTCCCGCAATCTGGCGAGTACCCCAATAGGCAGCGATATTTACCGGAGGATGTACCTCACTGGAAGTTTGCCCGGTATTATCCTCTGTACGCAGCGCAATATGCCTGCCATCCACATCATTGAAAATACGCTCTACGCCGGGGCGGCAATACATATCTCGCCGCTCTTTACTATTCAAATCTATCTGTCGTTGCTCTTCTTCTTCTTTGGCGGCTTGTGATGCGCTCAACTTACGTTTGTTAAGCGCACCACCCCACTCTAATTCATTTGTACCCTTCTCATCTTTTTCTTTTTTCTTGAAGAACCCGAACATTGTTAATTCTCCTGTAGTATATATTCAGCTCATAAATTACGGTATAAACGGTTTCTATATTTCTAAATTCTATCCTACCACAACTTGTATATAATTTGGTTCAAGGCGATGATAGCTCCAACTGTTCTAAAAACCTACCCGGTTTTGAACAGTTTTGGGAGGGGTAGTATTTGTCGCAAGCGCAAAGATACCTTTAAGCAGCATTATCAGCATTAAAATTAACAAGAAAAGATACGCTATGCAGGCGTGAATGGCGTATATGAAATATCCCCTCTATCATATTTGTTATGGGTAAGCCTGATTAGTTTGAGAAGATGACGTTATCACAAAATTTATATACCGTCAAAAGTAGTAGTACCGATTACCATCTACCTAAAGTGTATGCGGCAAACATCCTGAAGGGAAATATCCACGACAAGCTCAGTTTCCGCTTAACCCTTCGTAACGACCTCTTGCAAAAATGCTATAATCTGTTTTTAGTCACAGAAGTTTTGGTAATGCTATATTGTGTTTAGTTCTAAGAAGGAATTGTCTAAATGGCTGTACCGGACTTTCAGACTTTAATGCTTCCCTTGATGCGGATAGTAGAGGATGGGGCTGAACATCTATTAAGCGATGCTATTGAAAGACTTGCAATCCAGTTTAATTTATCAGAAGAAGACCGGAAAGAACTTTTACCGAGCGGTAGACAAGCCAAATTGGATAACAGGGTAGGTTGGAGCCTAACACATTTGCGTAAAGCCGTTCTCCTTGAAAGTACTGGTCGGGGAAAATTCAGAATCACTGGACGGGGGAAAACTTTACTAAAATCGAACCCTCAAATCATAAACATGAAAACATTGATGCAGTACCCTGAATTTATTGAATTTCGCAAGAAAGAAGAAGATACCAAGCATAACGATATTAAAGACGAAGTAAATACGGGACAGACCCTTGAAGAAGTGCTTGAATCCAGTTATCAAACTCTTAGAAAGATTCTTGCTCAGGAACTTCTTGACAGGGTTAAGAAAGTAACACCTCGCTTTTTTGAGAGATTGGTGGTTGATTTGCTGGTTAATATGGGCTATGGTGGCTCTCGCAGAGATGCAGGTGCTGCTATTGGTCAAAGTGGCGATGGTGGAATAGATGGAATTATTAAAGAAGATAGACTCGGTCTTGATGCAGTTTTTATTCAGGCAAAACGCTGGGAAAATACTGTTGGACGACCTGTAGTACAGGCTTTTGCCGGTAGCCTTGAAGGGCAGCGAGCTAGAAAAGGCATTCTTATAACTACCTCCACTTTTTCTCAAGAAGCCCGCGATTACGTCAATCGTATCGAGAAAAAAATAGTATTAATTGACGGTGAGCAACTTGCGCAATACATGATAGATTATTGCACCGGGATAACTGACGTTGCTACATATACGATCAAGAAGATTGACGCAGATTATTTTGATAATGAGCTTTAGTTGAGACGAATTTTTTCCAATACCCTGATAGTGATGGTGGCGACACTGGCAAGCCGGGTGCTTGGCTTGCTGCGTGAAGTGGTAATCGCGGCGCGTTTTGGGACAGGCGAGGATTACAGTGCCTATGTTGCCGCTTTCAAAATACCCGATATGCTTTTTCTGGTGTTGAGCGGTGGTGCGTTGGGTTCTGCGCTCATCCCCGTGTTTGCGGGAATGCTAGGGCAGGGTGATAAAGATAAAGCGTGGCGACTGGCTAACGCGGTGGTAAACGACGCTTTCGTGGCTTTGCTGATCAGTGGAATAGTCGCCTTTGTTTTTGCTCCGTATCTGGTTTCGTGGGTAGTTGCGCCCAATTTCTCGCCTGCACAACAAGAATTGACCACCAGCCTGACCCGCTTACTGCTACTGCAACCC
This window contains:
- a CDS encoding glycosyltransferase family 4 protein, whose translation is MEPKKFAFVMEQTLGNAVHASNLKNAYRNETGVKIEWLDVNYPPTSRLEQLPVLRNWTIRAGLKARRAISKLNYKPDLFFFHTATLTVFSIDKTKGVPTIISLDATPKNLDSVGQAYNHKQGNRLSEEMKLAMHRRSYRAAKALVTWSHWVKKSLVEDYGIAPDKVEVIRPGTNLQLWQLSDQEWQTRRVKSNTDPVRILFVGGDFERKGGKLLLQTYREIIKSKGLKAELHLVTKADIPNEPELGLFVHHGIAANSPEMQKLYKQADIFALPTEGDCLPVVIGEALASALPVISTRVGAIDEAVLEGQNGFLIKPRDGAALSRALITLLESPNLRLQMGERSLALAKTDHDALQNSRKLLELCEVIANSKSLLTV
- a CDS encoding restriction endonuclease is translated as MAVPDFQTLMLPLMRIVEDGAEHLLSDAIERLAIQFNLSEEDRKELLPSGRQAKLDNRVGWSLTHLRKAVLLESTGRGKFRITGRGKTLLKSNPQIINMKTLMQYPEFIEFRKKEEDTKHNDIKDEVNTGQTLEEVLESSYQTLRKILAQELLDRVKKVTPRFFERLVVDLLVNMGYGGSRRDAGAAIGQSGDGGIDGIIKEDRLGLDAVFIQAKRWENTVGRPVVQAFAGSLEGQRARKGILITTSTFSQEARDYVNRIEKKIVLIDGEQLAQYMIDYCTGITDVATYTIKKIDADYFDNEL